AGCGAATCACACCAGACGTTATCAATATCATAAGGACCAGTGCAATCTGCTGCAGCCGCCTTGCTGAGATCCGCAGCTTTATCCGAATAGGCTCCCCCATCAAACAAAAACTGGAGCTCGGCAGCTTTAATCTTTCCTTCCTTTGTACTCCCCAATTTTACCGTGGCATCCAGTCCGATGTGCACCGGTGAAGTCAGTAGGTCCTCCTCACGGCTATTAAGCAGTTTAACCTTTCTTCCTCCCACCGCTCTAGATGCTAAATAGGCGAGCAGTTCAAGCTGGATGGACGCCTTTCCGCCATATCCTCCACCGACCAGAGGTGTTTCCACGATCACTTTTCCAATGTCCACATCAAAGTATTCATGAATCAGCCTTTTGATCATAAAAGGAGCCTGGGAAGAAGAAGTAATAATCACATCCCCGTTTGGACTAATCTCACACGTTGAACATCTCGTTTCCATTGCGGCATGATCGGAAGGCGAAAATGAAAAGTGCTCTTCCACTGTTACTTCACTTTCTTTCCAACCTTTCTCCATATTTCCTTTCCTGATTTTTGTCTGGTTAGCGATGTTGGTGCCAGGCACCGGGTATACCCGCTCTTCTTTTTTATAGCGGCCCAGATGCTCGTGTACGAGAGGGGCATCCTTTTTTAAAGCTTCTGTTGGATTATGGACAACGGGCAACGGTTCATATTCTATTTCAATCAGATCAGCTGCCTTTTTAGCCTGATGGGGTGTATCAGCTACAACAAGAGCAACAGCCTCACCATGATACCTTACTCTTTCAGTCGCCAATGGCGGACGGTCACGGATTTCTTCGCCCGTGAAAGGGAAATGGTCTCCGGCAAGGATGGCACGGACACCGGAAGCTTGTAACGCCTTTTCTTTTTTAATGCTCTTTATACGGGCATGTGCATAAGGGCTGACAAGGAGTTTGACATGAAGGGTATCAGGGGATGAGTCATCAGCTGTGTATTTTGCTGTGCCCGATACTTTATCCCAGGCTTCTTTTCGGATTACACTTTTTCCAATGTACTCCACTTCCATCCTCCCCTTTTCATTAGCTTTTTGATCTCAATGTAATCTTCTTCTGTATCAACATCTGCAAAAAGAGAAGGGTTATTATAGTGAATGATTTTACCGTTTAAATACTTTTTATTTCTATATATATGACGTGCACCATGATCTCCTGTTATTCTTTTCACCTGTGCTGCCAGGTGTTTTGAAAAAATCACCGGTGGCCTCAAGCAATTCTTATGGCACGCAGCCACAAACGCTATAGGAGACTCTTTTTTAAAGCAAAGGATCAGTTCATTAATCATTTCTTTTGTAATCAAAGGCTGGTCAGCAAGAAGCACGATTATTCCGTTCGGTAAAAGCTCTTCTGCTTTTTTCACCCCTGCAACAAGAGAAGCAGACTGTCCCTGCACTGAATTTTTGCAGGTCACCTGACTCCATTTTTGGCGATAAGGACTTTTAAAGAATGAAGAGTCCATCCAATCGAGGCGATCATTCTCTCTCGTCACCACAATGATATGGTCGATCAACGATTGAAGAGCCGCCCGAAATGCCCAGTTTCCAAGACATTTCTGACCTAATCGAAGCCACAACTTTTGGAAACCCATCCTCTGGCTGCTGCCGGCCGCAAGAAAAATAGCCACAATCTTTCCCTCTCTCATAAAAAGCTTCCCGCCGGACGTTTTTTTTCCAGCCGATAAACTGCTATCATCTCTGCGAGAATACTGACCGCAATTTCATGGGGACCTGATGAACCGATCGAAAGTCCAATGGGTGAAGAGATGAATGCTGGTATTTCCTCCGTTTCCAAAAGCTTCTCTGTCCGGTTTCGTGGCCCAAGCACGCCAACATAGCGAAGTTTTTGTTTGAGAAGCTGAGACAGAAATTGTTTGTCTTGTTGAAAGTTATGGGACATGATTACTGCAAAATCTTGAGAGTCAAAAGCAAGCTTATCAAAAAGGTCTGGCGGATAACCAACGATTAAGTGATCCGCAAAGGGAAATTCAGCGCGGTTGCAAAATGCTGGACGCCAGTCACAAATGGTTACCAACCACCCAGTCTCGGTTGCCAATTTAGCCACCGATTTCGCATCTTCACCTGCTCCGAATATGACTAGCCTTGGCATGGGTTCAAACAAATAAAAAAAGGTCATCTCCACGTCATTCGTTGAAATAAGGCCATTTTTGAAAATGGTTTTCTTATCCGATTTTTGAAAGTGATTTTTAATGTTTAGCCGAGTTTCATCAATAAACAACTCCTTACGATGCAGAACTGGCCTCCCTTTTTCCAAGGACCGTTTTACATCAAGAAGATGGTGACGAAGCTGTTCATCTACCCTCTCTACCAAAACATGGAGCACCCCGCTGCAGCCGGTTCCCGTTCCCCACAAAAGGTCTTCATCGCTTCTTTGGTTATAGACGGCATATTGAGGCTGGCCATCCAACAGGACCTGGCGGCTGCGTTCCTCCAGATCGCTCTCTACACATCCTGCACTGATCATACCTGTTTTACCATCTTGATGAAAAAGCAGCATCGCGCCTTCCTTTAAGTAAGAGGAACCTTCCACATGAAGGAGTGTCGCGATCACACACTCATCCTTCAATTTTTTCAGCCTGTCAGCAATCTCGTAAAAATACATCTCCTCGTTCACCCCCTGTTTGGCAACCTGCAAAAGCACCTTCTTAGTGAACGGAAATGACCTCATCAGCATGATTATATTCGTGAAGAGCACGACCTTAGAATAGGGGATTTTCATTCTAATAAACTTCTATTGACACCTAAGTACCATGTGTTTACAATGAGAATCGAATCATTGAGATATAAAAAAATGAAGGCCATAAAATGTATAGATAAATAGACTCCAAAAGGAAGAAGCTGACGGTTGTGCCGACATCATGTGATCACGATCACCGGCAAAACTAGCAACATGCTATGTTGTTTTCGAGACCTTTACCGAAGGGCATCGGTAAAGGTTTTTCACTTGATATTGTTACTGGAGGTACATTACGTGTTAAAAAAATGCATGAGCTTATTTAAGCTCGGACAGGCTACGATCGATCTTAAACTCGATTCCTATGAATTAAAGCCTGGAGAAAATGTTAACGGCTTTTTCCTTCTTAAAGGAAGATGGATGAAACAAATCATCAAACGGCTCGAATGTGATCTGATTGTTCAGAACCAAGAGGATAAAACAGAGCGGATGATTGAGTCTGTCACTACCATCTATATGTCTAAAGAGCTTACTCCTGATGGAAGCATTGAAATCCCGATGTCCTATCAATTGCCCGATGATCTTATTTCTTCCTCTCCTACTGTTACGTACCGTCTCCAAACGCGGCTCATCTGCGATAAATCCCGCTGTGTAGATCATGATGAGATTACAATCTGTGGATAAACAATAAAAATCCAGCCGTATTCATTCGGCTGGATTTATTTTGTGGTTATTTTCAGATGATGTTTCGTAATGATTCTCATTCCGCATTTGCATCGCATGCTGTGTTTCAAGAATTTAATTTCACTCTGGCACTTGGGGCATTCGATATGTTCGGCAACAGCCATGTTCACGAGCCTCACTTTTTCTTTTTATTTATTTCTGCACTCTTTGCATAAACCGTAGAATTCCAATGTGTGATGATGAACGTCATAATCTGTTAATCGGGAAGCTGCATACTCCACTTCAATCAGCCTTGGATAGTTAAAATCAACGATCTTTTGGCAAGACTCACAGATGACATGGTAATGTTTTGCGTCAACAACTTCATACTTGCTGCTCCCATTTCCAAATGATAACTCTTGAATGATCCCCAAGTTAACAAATGATTTCAGGTTATTATAAACCGTAGCCAGTGTAATGAACGGCGGAAGCTGCCGATGAATCTCCTCTGCCGTCAAATGCCCCCCGGATGAAATGATGGCTTGTAAAATCAAGACTCTTTGAGGGGTAATTCGCAAGCCGTTTTCTTTTAACTTTAATTTGGTCACTTGCTCCGCATCCACGGTCAACATCCTCTTTTCATTCGTTTAGAAACAAGTACCCGCTGTTTGTGCGGGTACTTGTTAATTGAGAATTCATTATACTAATTGAGAAAAAAGTCGAATCATAGCGCTTCTTGCGGAACCGGTAAACCAAGTCCGTCTGCAATCCTTTTTCCATAATCAGGATCTGCTTTATAAAAATGCTGGATCTGGCGAAGTTTAATTTCTTCTTTCTCTACAGGCTTCATAGCTTCCACAATAGTATTTACAAGCCTTATGCGTTCTTCATTACTCAACAGACGGTACAGATCTCCAGCTTGTGTATAATGGTCGTTGTGATCGTATGCCACACTTTCTGCCACTCCGTAAACCGGATAAGCAGCCTGTTTATTTTCAGGTGATTCCTTCGGGCCTCCAAAGCTGTTCGGCTCATAATACACAGAACTTCCTCCGTTGCTGTCAAAACGCATCTGCCCGTCACGCTGATAATTCTTCACTTCGTTTTTGGGACGGTTGATCGGCAATGCCTGATGGTTTGCTCCTACACGGTAACGGTGGGCATCTGAGTAAGCGAACAAGCGGCCCTGAAGCATCTTGTCAGGAGAAACATCAATTCCGGGTACTAGTGTCCCTGGTGAGAAGGTTGCTTGCTCCACTTCTGCAAAATAGTTTTCCGGATTTTTATCCAGCACCATTCTGCCCACTTCAATCAACGGATAATCCTTTTGGGACCACACTTTAGTAACGTCAAACGGATCAAAGCGATACGTATTGGCATCTTCCATCGGCATGAT
This genomic stretch from Fictibacillus marinisediminis harbors:
- a CDS encoding nucleotidyltransferase family protein is translated as MREGKIVAIFLAAGSSQRMGFQKLWLRLGQKCLGNWAFRAALQSLIDHIIVVTRENDRLDWMDSSFFKSPYRQKWSQVTCKNSVQGQSASLVAGVKKAEELLPNGIIVLLADQPLITKEMINELILCFKKESPIAFVAACHKNCLRPPVIFSKHLAAQVKRITGDHGARHIYRNKKYLNGKIIHYNNPSLFADVDTEEDYIEIKKLMKRGGWKWSTLEKV
- a CDS encoding XdhC family protein; the protein is MKIPYSKVVLFTNIIMLMRSFPFTKKVLLQVAKQGVNEEMYFYEIADRLKKLKDECVIATLLHVEGSSYLKEGAMLLFHQDGKTGMISAGCVESDLEERSRQVLLDGQPQYAVYNQRSDEDLLWGTGTGCSGVLHVLVERVDEQLRHHLLDVKRSLEKGRPVLHRKELFIDETRLNIKNHFQKSDKKTIFKNGLISTNDVEMTFFYLFEPMPRLVIFGAGEDAKSVAKLATETGWLVTICDWRPAFCNRAEFPFADHLIVGYPPDLFDKLAFDSQDFAVIMSHNFQQDKQFLSQLLKQKLRYVGVLGPRNRTEKLLETEEIPAFISSPIGLSIGSSGPHEIAVSILAEMIAVYRLEKKRPAGSFL
- a CDS encoding sporulation protein — encoded protein: MLKKCMSLFKLGQATIDLKLDSYELKPGENVNGFFLLKGRWMKQIIKRLECDLIVQNQEDKTERMIESVTTIYMSKELTPDGSIEIPMSYQLPDDLISSSPTVTYRLQTRLICDKSRCVDHDEITICG
- a CDS encoding Fur family transcriptional regulator encodes the protein MLTVDAEQVTKLKLKENGLRITPQRVLILQAIISSGGHLTAEEIHRQLPPFITLATVYNNLKSFVNLGIIQELSFGNGSSKYEVVDAKHYHVICESCQKIVDFNYPRLIEVEYAASRLTDYDVHHHTLEFYGLCKECRNK